TTTGATCTCGTCGGTGGGGACGTCCTTAAGCAGATACCCCATTGCCCCATGGCTCAGTGCGCTGGCAATATATTCGGGGTTGTCATGCATGGTCAGGATCACGATGCGCGTCTCGGGGCGGCGTTCCAGCACGATTTCAGTGGCGGTCAATCCGCCAATGTCAGGCATGTTCAGATCCATCAGGATGACATCGGGGTTCAGCCGGTCCAGTTGGTCAATCATTGCGCGCCCATTGGGCAGTGTCGCGATGACGCTGATGTCATCATAACTTTCCAGAATGGATTGGATGCCCTCAGCGACCATTGGGTGATCGTCAACAATTACAACACGGGTCTGATTTGTCATTCAGCAGCAACCTTGGGATGTTCTGAGCTTTCCGGCGGAAGCATATGGCTTAAAGGCACCGTGGCTTCAATAGTGGTGCCGCCTGTCTTGCCGATGCGCACCACCAATTTGCCGTTCACTTGCTCCATGCGTTCCTGCATATTGCGCAGGCCCAGCCCGGATGAGGTGGCAGAGGGGCTTGTTGCGATCCCGCAGCCATTGTCCCGGATCAACAAGGTTGCGCCATGCCGGTGCCCGCGCAGACTGACGTCAATCTGATCTGCCCCGGCGTGACGTTCTATATTGGTCAGGGCCTCTTGGGCGATGCGGTAAAGGGCAATCTTCGCTTCATCGTCCAGACGGTTGCGAAACACCGCCGTTTCAAATCGACCTGTGATGCCGGTGCGGGCCTCGAATTCTTCAACAAGGGTTTTGATCGCGGGGCCAAGCCCCAGATCATCCAGCACGCCGGGGCGCAGATCGCGGCTGATCCGGCGCACCTCAATGATGGCCTCGCCCAGACTGTCGATCCCCTTGGCCAAAGGTTCCGCCGCCTTGGCATCCCCCCGCTCCAGACGCCGCCGCGCGCTGTCCAGCGCATAGCGTACACCAACAAGGATCTGGCTGATCCCGTCATGTAGCTCCCGTGCCACGCGGCCGCGTTCCTCTTCCTGCGCGTCAAACACCCGTTCGGTCAGCTTTTTCAACTTGGCATCAGCAAGGCGGCGTTCGCGCAGATTCACCCCCATGCCTGTGGCAAAGACCACAAACAAGGCCGCCAGGGTGATGCCGCCGATATAGACAAAGGTGCGTTGCACCCGCGCCTCGACATCGGCCCGCGCACTGGCCACCGATGCCAACACATCGTCGATAAACACACCGGTCCCAACTGCCCATTGCCAGGATGGAAAAGAGGTCACATAGGTGATCATCCGCGCTTCTTCTCCGGTGCTGGGTTTTGGCCAGAGATAGCTGTGATGGCCTGCGCCTTCTCGGGCAATGCGGATCAGCGCGTCGACAATTTCTGTACCTTCGCTATCGGTCTGACCCCGCCAGTTTCGGTTAATCCGATCAGTCTGTCGTGGGCTGACCAATTGGGTTCCTTCGTAGTCATAGACAAAGAATTGCCCCTCATCGCCGTAGATCATCGCAGACAGGATCTGTGCCACCCGCTGTTTGGCTTCCTCATCATCCGGGGCCGCATTGCCGTAGATAAAGTAGAACCCGTTGCGGGCCTGAGTTACGTAATTGCGCAGCTCTGCTTTTTTGGCCTCGATCAGCTGCGCCTCAAGCGTGAAAATCTCGCGTTCGGCAAGGGCGCGGGCCTGAAGTGCGACGATCATGGCAATGGCTGCAACCGCGACAATCAGCGGAATCGCCGCCAAAAGCGTAAGCTTTTGCGCATAGCTGAGGACAAAGGAACGAAAGAAACGCCGCATGAATGATTCGATACGACGAATCGGTCACGAATCAAAGGGCAGGCGGGGTGTCGGGCCGCAACATTCGCGAAGGCGCGCGGGATTCGTATCAAAATAGTCAACAAAAATTGGTGTTTGGGCCTGTTTGGGGTCGTCCCTACGTAGAACTAGGTATTTCACTTCTGGCAACCCTTGCTAGGGTAGCTCCACTTGAAACGACCTGCGCGTGCGAGTCTGCGCGACGCGGGCATTCTACTCGGGAGGAGTAACCCTATGGATCGTCGTTCATTTCTGAAGACATCTGCCCTCGGTGGTACCGCCGCCGCCGCAACAACACTTGCCGCACCAGTTTACGCACAAGGCAAGAAGACACTGACAATGGTCACATCCTGGCCGCGCGGTTTTGCCGTGCTGGACGATGCGGCAACCTATCTGAACAACATGGTCAACGAGATGTCTGACGGCACCCTGACCATCGACAAAAAAGCCCCGGGTGAACTGGTTGGTGCTTTCGAAGTATTTGACGCGGTATCTTCCGGTCAGGCCGACATGTACCACTCCGCTGACTATTATTTCATCGGCCAGCACCCGGCCTATGCCTATTACACTGCCGTTCCTTTCGGCGGCACAGCACAAGAGCTGACCAACTGGTACCACCACGGTGGCGGCCATGACCTGCACAACGAACTGGGCGAGATCTTTAACCTCAAGTCCTTCCTCGCCGGTAACTCCGGTTCACAGTCCGGTGGTTGGTTCCGCAATGAAATCGGTTCTGCCGCAGACTTCAACGGTCTGAAATTCCGTATGCCGGGCCTTGGTGGTAAGGTTCTGGGTAAACTGGGCGCATCTGTTCAGAACATCCCGGGTGGCGAACTGTATCAGGCGCTGTCTTCCGGTGCTCTGGACGGTCTGGAGTGGGTTGGCCCGTTTGCAGACGAACGCGCCGGCTTCCAGGAAGTGGCAAAAGTATACTACACAGCGGGCTTCCACGAGCCGGGTTCCGGTCTGGCTTGCGCTGTGAACCTTGATGTCTTCAACGAGCTGTCCCCAGCGCACCAGAAGATCATTGAATATGCGACAATGGCGACCACCCACATTCAGCTGGCCGAGACATTGGCCAACAACGGTGCGGCGCTTTCACGTTTGCAGCAGCAAGGTGTGAAAACCATGCAGTTCTCTGACGATGTCTGGGATGCATTCGGTGCGGCCTCTTCCGAGGTCATGGATGAAAACATGGGCGATGACCTGTTCGCACGGACACGCGAAAGCTTTGAAGCCTCGCTGACCTCTTCTGCGGAATGGCTGTCCAAGTCTGACGCCTTCTACGTTGAGCAGCGCGAGCGTGTGCGCAACAAAGGCTAAGCCTTCACTGTAAAATACTTAAGGGCCGCGCGATTGTCGCGGCCCTTGATGCAATTCAAACGACGGGCGCAAACGCCCGATACGCGCGAAATAGGGTCAACCCTGACGTGCGCTCCGGGGAGGGGACATAATGGCCGACGATGTGGTGTGTTCGGGATTTTTCCGTGCAGCTGAGGGTGCCAAGCTCAGCTGTCTTGATAAGTTCCAGGATTCTGGCGGGCTCCAGTATATTTTAGGGAACTTCGTAGAAGCCCCTTACAACCTGTTTGCGGCGCTTTTTCAGCCTGCGCTCTGGTTGAATTGGACTGATCCGCAAGCGATGATGCGCTTCATCTATTACGGGGCCTCTACAGAGCTGTTTTTTGTTCTGACGCTGATCCTGATCATCATCACCGGCATCGCCATGCGTCGCCGCGAGATGATGTGGTCAATGGTGCGCGGTCTGGAATGGTTCGGCAACGGTGTTGGCCGTCTGTTCGCCTGGGCCGGGCTGATCATGGTGCTGCAACAGATCATCATCGTCTTTATGCAGCGGATTTTCACACGGCCTGACATTTCGATCGGCTTTGGCATCCCATTGCAGTTTGACATCTCTTGGTTTGCGGAAGAATTGAAACTTTTCAACGCCTTGGTGGTCTGTCTTTGTGTCTCCTACACCTTTGTACAGGGCGGCCATGTGCGGGTTGATCTGTTCTATGCCGGTGCAAAGTTCCGCACCAAAAAGATCGTCGATATGTTCGGCGCGTTGTTTTTCATGATCCCCTTTGCGGTCGTGACCTGGCTCTACGGCTGGTTCTTCATGTGGCGCCATCTGGTCACGCCGAACCCCTCTGCCTCTGACTCACTGGATCTGCTGCTGCGCAAGGCGCGGGTGCTGAAATGGAATGTTGAAACCATCGGCTTCTCGCCAAATGGCTTTAACGGTTACTTTATCTTCAAAATCCTGCTGTGCCTGTTCTGCGTCATGGTGATTTTGCAAGCCATCGCCGTCTTCTATCGCAGCTGGTGCGAATTCAAGGAAGGCTCCGAGTCCGAGGGTAAATATCTCGACAGGGATACCCTTGGCGAAGGCGAAGAAGCATATGAGGGAACACACTGATGTTTTTTGGTCTCGACGGGGTCGAAGTTGGCCTGATTATTGTATTTGTCTGCCTGTTCGGCGGCATCCTTTCCGGCTTTCCAGTGGCCTTTGCCATTGGTGGCGCGGGGATCATCTCCTTCGCCATCATCGCGGCGCTGGATTCAGCGGGGTTGCTGATACATCAGGCCATCGACACCTCCTCTGATGCCTATCGCGCCTTGGTTAACTCCGGGGTGAAAGAAGATACGGTGTCACTGTTCAGATACCCGGATCTACCGCGGGTTGCGATTTCGGTGTTTCCTGACGGCTGGGAAACTGCGCTGGACCGCAATGTTTCCTTTATCGTCAACCGCATGAACGAACGTGTTCTGGCGGGGCAGTCGATCGAGACATTGCTGGCGGTTTTGATGTTTGTCCTGATGGGCATCACGCTGGAACGCTCCAAAATTGCGGATGATCTGCTGACCACAATGGCCAAGGTTTTCGGACCGCTGCCCGGTGGTCTGGCTGTGTCTGTTGTGGTTGTGGGGGCCTTCCTTGCGGCCTCGACCGGCATTGTCGGTGCGACGGTGGTGACCATGGGTCTTCTGGCCCTGCCGACCATGTTGCGCAACAATTATTCCCCGGAAATCGCCACCGGTGTCATCGCGGCATCCGGCACATTGGGGCAGATCATTCCGCCCTCGATTGTGATTGTTCTGCTGGGCACTTTGGCGGGGGATCTCTATTCCGCCGCGCAAGAGGCCCGCGCGCAGACTGCGGGCTGTACCGATGCTTTGACCCTGTTGGGCGAGCCGGCGGTTGTATCGGTGGGGACGCTGTTTCAGGCAGCCCTGTTGCCCGGTATCATGCTGGCGCTGCTCTATGCGCTTTATGCCTTTGGCTATGCCTTGCTGAACCCTGAAAAGGCACCGGCGGTTACCATGGGATCAACCAATTCCGAAGCGATCACACGCAATGAAGCCTTCACATGGTTCCTCGGCGCACCGGTGCTGTTGATTGTGGGGACGATTTTCCTTGGCAACCTTGGTGTTGTCGGCAGCCAGTCGACCACAGTTTCAAGCTTCTCTGACATTGGTGAAGCGGCCAGCCTGCGCACCAATGTAGGAGAGGAATGTCAGGCTTCGATGATCGAATTGCACGGGCAGGAGGCCTGGGACAAGGCGCTTGCCGAGCAGAAGGTGATTGAAGAGGCCGGCGGCCTTGCACAGTCCGAAAAGCTGAGTGATGAGGATCTTGCTGCCAAACAAGCTGCAAAGATTGCGGATGCGGCCCCCATCGGAACCGGCGTTGCCATTCTGCTGGTGCTGTTGTCGCTGTTCCTGACCACAGGGCGTGGCGTGTCGCCATCTTCTGATACCCGGCCGCTGATCATTGGTGGTCTGGGTGTGGTGCTGGCCGTGCTGGTCGATATTCTGTTGATCGGACCGACCACCTCGGCCGGGGTGATGGTTGTACTGATGGCGATCCCCTTTGCCTTGATCCTTTACGGGGTGGTCTATGCCACCAAGCTATGCGCCGCGAACGAGCTGATCCGTGTGGTCTTCCCACCGCTGATGCTGATCGTTGCCGTGCTGGGGTCGATCCTTGGCGGTATCACCAATCCAACACCGGCTGCGGCCCTTGGGGCAGGTGGTGCGATCATGCTGGCGGCCTATCGCAAGCTGCGCGACGAGGACCGTTCGCCCAAGGTGATCATCTGGTCCACACTGGCCATTATCGTCTGTATTCTGGTCGGGGTGAACTTTGACCTGCGGATCAATCAGGACGATGTGTCCTTTGAAAGCTGGTTCGCTTTCTTCGTGGCCTATGGTGCCTATCTCTATGCGGTGTTTGGTCTGCTGTTCTCTTGCTGGATCCTGTTCACCCATGGCGTTCTGACACCGGTTGTGCGTGAAACCGCCAAGGTAACATCGATGGTGTTTACCATTCTGATCGGTTCGCAATTGCTCAATCTGGTGGTGATTAGTTTTGGCGGCGAACATTACATTCAGCAGTTCCTCAAGTCGTTTGACAATGAGCTGACGGTCTTCCTGCTGGTGATGCTGGTCCTGTTTGTTTTGGGTTTCGTGCTGGATTTCCTTGAAATCATCTACATCGTGGTGCCGATTGTCGGGCCGGTGATCTATGGCGGGACCTTTGATCCCAAATGGGTGACCATCATGATTGCGGTGAACCTGCAGACCTCCTTCCTGACGCCGCCCTTCGGCTTTGCCTTGTTCTACCTGCGCGGGGTTGCCCCGGCGAGCGTCACAACACAGCATATCTATCGTGGGATTGTGCCTTTTGTCCTGATCCAGGTTGCCGGTCTGGCGATCCTGTGGTTCTTCCCGGCGATTGTGACCATTGTGCCGGATCTGATCCCCTAGCAACAGCATAGGGCGATGGATGATCCAAAGGAGAGGCCGCCTGAGAAGGCGGCCTCATTTCATTTTGGATCTGGTGTGTGGTGTGAACGGTGCGCACAGCACGACTGTTGGGCCTGCGGCACGGCAGCACTACAGTATATAAGGCCAAAAAGAGGAGGGGCGTGTTAGCGCCGTTTCTGTGCCATGTCGGGCAGGGCGATATTGGCAACCTGTTCGGCAATGGGATCATTGCCAAGCGGGTGTTGTTCAGGTTCGAAACCCTCGGGGTTTTTCAGCTTCTGCCATTGGCCGCCAAAATAGACTTCAAGCCCTGAAAACTTGGCCTTATAGCCCATTTTCTGGCTGCCCGGGACCCAATAGCCAAGATAGACGTAGGGCAGACCGGCGCTGCGGGCGATGTCGATGTGATCCAGAATGATATAATTGCCCAGCCCATCCTTGGGGCGATCAGGTGTGTAGAAGGAATAGACCATGCTTAGCCCGTCCCCCAGCACATCCGTCAGGCAGACCCCGGCCAGATCACGGCTGTCCTTGTCGATATATTCAATCACCCGGCTGCGGATCGGGGTTTCCTCGACCATGGCGGCGAATTCGAATACATCCATATCTGCCATACCACCATCCGCATGGCGGCTGTCCAGATACCTGCGAAACAGCTCGTATTGTTCTTCTGTGGCCCAGGGGGAGGTGGCGCGCCGTTCCAGTCCCCTGTTGCGTGCAAGGGTGCGGCGCTGGCTGCGGCTGGCCGTGAAGGCGGCAACGTCAATCCGTGCGGACAGGCAGGATGCGCAATCAGCACAGGAGGGGCGGTAGAGCACATTCTGCGAACGCCGGAATCCCTGTGCAGAAAGGCTGTCGTTTAGGGCCCCCGCATTTTCACCCTGCAGCGCCGTGAAGAGTTTCCGCTCCATCCGGCCTTCAAGATAAGGGCAGGGTTGCGGCGCGGTGACATAGAACTGTGGCGTTAGCGGGAGTGTGTGGCGCATGGGTTCCGTTCTCTGAGACGGTCAGAGTGTAACCGCGCGCTCCCAAGCCGCCAAGCGGTGTTTTAGTAAAATCCACTCTATTCCGTGGATTACCTATTGGCGTTTGTTCAGGGCAACGGTCCCCAGCACCATATCGGTCAACCCTTGACGGCGCGCCGAGGTCAGCATCAGCACAATCGAGATAAGTTGCAAAACGGGGAGCGCAAGGGACACGGAATATCCCAGCGTGTGTAAAAACGCAGTTGCGCCATCCAATGGGCGGTCGTCGCCCTGACGGATTTCCAGTGACAAAAGGCGCATGCCCCAAGTGGCCGACCCGCCGGTCAAGGTGGCAACGCGGTACAGAAATCCGACGATCAACATCAGAAAGGGGAAAAACAAGATGCCGATGAAGGCCGTGACGGGCAGCATGGCCAGACAGATCAGAACAATCAGGACCATATCAAGGATCCATGCCACAAGCCGTTTGGTGGGGACGCCTGTGTAAAATTGCGGTTGGGTATCTGGATCAGGGGTCATCATGCTCTCTTTGTTCTTCGTGGTGGTCGCCCTCCGGAAAACCCGGAGGGCGGCGTGGATTAGTCAGCGTCTTCGCGTTTTGCGCGATCATCCATGAACTGGTCGAATTCGGCCTTGTCCTTGGCTTCGCGCAGACGTTCAAGGAAGGCTTCAAAGTTGTTTTGCTCTTCCTCCAGGCGGCGCAGAGTGTCAGCTTTATAGGAGTCAAAGGCCGAATTGCCGGTGCTGCGGGTGGACATCACGGTGCGGCTGCGACGCTGTGCGCAGGATTTGCCAGAAAACATACGTTTACTCCAGATCATATAGGCAAGAAGGGCAAGGCCAACGGGCCAGAAAAAGATGAACCCAAGGACCATCGCGGCGATCCATGCGCCTTTGCCCTTTTCGTCCAACCAGTTTTCGGTGCGCGCAAACCAATTGGGCCGCGGCGCAAAGGTCTGCTCGGATGCGAGTGTGTTCATGGTCAAGCCTTTCGAATACATAGGCCTGACTGCGGCCTATCTGCTTAAAAGGTCTTATGTGAATGCCTTTTACATTACCCAAGATGGGGATTGTTTCGCAGCTTGCAAGAGAAAATGTGAATGCTATTTACATTTATTTTTAAAATCTTTTTTTATCAGGTATTTAGGGGTTTCGTGAGTGTGGCGCGTGTAGCGCGACATCAATTTCTGCAGTGAATGACAGAGATATTTGCAGCAAACAGTTTTTCGCTAAATCATTCAAATACCGCTTCGAACACTCTTCGAACAGTTGATTGTGGTGAACGGCAGCAGTGAGCCCGTTGTAGCGCGACATCAATTTTTGCAGTGAATGACAGAGATATTTGCAGCAAACGTTTTTCGTAAAATCATTCAAATAACGCTTCGAACACTCTTCGAACAGTTGATTGTGGTGAACGGCAGCAGTGAGCCCAAAGTGCATGATGCTGCACGATGTACCAACGGCGGCTATACGCCTGCAAGTAAGCAAAAGAGATCACCGGAAGCACTTGCGACAGTTGACAGTATGGGCATTGTTAATCGTCACAAGGTGAGATGTCTATTTGGAGCAACAGCAAGATTATGTTAAATGAAAGTGTCGAGTGGCTGACGAGCCTGATCGGGGCTGATAGATGGTTTAGTATTGGCCTCGAGCTAGTGTCGTTGGCCTTATTGGCTCCGCTGACCGCAAGGTTTGTGTACTGGCAAGCTGATAAAAAATGGCGCATGGCCCGTTTCATGTTTATCAACGAGCTATGTGACCTCCTAGTTAAACTTGATGAAGCATCAGGCCGTGCCCTCTTCTCGATTAGTAACTTTGAACAAGTCAACGAACTTTTTGATGATCTGCAAAGTGCAGACTTTTCACAAGATGTGAATGAATATTTAGTACCGGGTTTCCTTATTCCAGCCGAGATACATCTGGGAGAAAACCACCAGTCATTTATTTTGCCTAGCGACTACGTTTATCTTGAAGGATTGGACGAGGCTGCTCTGAAAAATGTTCTTAAATTGTGTAACGAGATTAGTGATTTGGTTCCAACATACGGTTTTTGCCTATCCCCGCAAATGATCAATATCCTGTCAATTTTTATGAGTAATCAGCCGCAGTGGAGCATATCAGGAGAGCTGTCTTCACTTAGAGCGAACAGAGAACGCCAAGCTTACACGAGAGGCTTTTCCGGACAGCTTTTCTTTTCTAGATTTCGCGACCTTCATGACGGGGTGCAAGATTTCCTTATGCGCAAGCACAGTCGCTCGCGTTGGGATGGCGAGGCCCGAAAGTCTGGTAAATGGGTTTATAATACTCTTTGGCGTGCAATGTTGGGCATCGATTTCCACGTTGCTTCGCGTGATATTGAGCGACTGATCAGTACTATCAGCCTGAGAAAAGAAGAGAGAGAACTAATGCGATTGAAGATCAGTATCCTTTCTCGATCAAGAAATGTAGTGAGGCTGGCGAAGTCGTTGAGGGTGCACTTTATCATTGTTGAAGAAGGTTCAGCTACTGGCGAGCCGTTTTCGCCATATGAATAGTTTAGGATTTTCTCCAAACCGGACAGCAAGCACCGATCGACGAACGACGGCTTCGTCCCGCAAAGTCGGCATTCAACCATCTCAAAGCGGGCGATTACAAGCCGACACCACCGGCCACATTGCGATTACGAGGGCAGGGGGCCGACGTTGAGGCACAATCGCCGTTTCATCAAACACAGCTACACCCCCAGAGGACGCCAACGAGAACCATCCCAGCGCAGGCTGATTGGCGCGTAGCCCAAGGTTCTCGTCACATCGCCCAGGTAATTCGTGGTTGTGAAAGCCTCGATGGTGACGGGGAAGGTTCCTTCAGTCGTTGACCAAAGCTGAACTTCCTGCCCGAAGAAAAGCCCCTTTTCAATTTCTGTGATTTTGCAGGCGGCACTCCCGTCGATGCGGATCGCTTTTGATCCGGCAGCAAGAATTCGACCCCGCGTGAGTGTGAAGTCAGCACCTTCGGTATAGATGGTATTGGCAGCGTTGGTATCAATAACGCCTATTGAGCCAACTGCATTGCCTTGAGTATTTGTGACCCCAATCAAGCCTTTTTCTGCGTCAACCAAAGAGGTCACGAGCTTAGTAATTTCCAAATACCGCAGACGTTTTGGATCCGATGGCTCTTCGAACCGCAGCAAGGTTTCATCGGGTCTTAAAGCGGCATCGTAATCAGGAACCATGCCAGGACCTGCATTGATGCTGAGCTTGTAGCCATCCCCCCCGCGTGAGT
This DNA window, taken from Sulfitobacter pacificus, encodes the following:
- a CDS encoding TRAP transporter large permease, which codes for MFFGLDGVEVGLIIVFVCLFGGILSGFPVAFAIGGAGIISFAIIAALDSAGLLIHQAIDTSSDAYRALVNSGVKEDTVSLFRYPDLPRVAISVFPDGWETALDRNVSFIVNRMNERVLAGQSIETLLAVLMFVLMGITLERSKIADDLLTTMAKVFGPLPGGLAVSVVVVGAFLAASTGIVGATVVTMGLLALPTMLRNNYSPEIATGVIAASGTLGQIIPPSIVIVLLGTLAGDLYSAAQEARAQTAGCTDALTLLGEPAVVSVGTLFQAALLPGIMLALLYALYAFGYALLNPEKAPAVTMGSTNSEAITRNEAFTWFLGAPVLLIVGTIFLGNLGVVGSQSTTVSSFSDIGEAASLRTNVGEECQASMIELHGQEAWDKALAEQKVIEEAGGLAQSEKLSDEDLAAKQAAKIADAAPIGTGVAILLVLLSLFLTTGRGVSPSSDTRPLIIGGLGVVLAVLVDILLIGPTTSAGVMVVLMAIPFALILYGVVYATKLCAANELIRVVFPPLMLIVAVLGSILGGITNPTPAAALGAGGAIMLAAYRKLRDEDRSPKVIIWSTLAIIVCILVGVNFDLRINQDDVSFESWFAFFVAYGAYLYAVFGLLFSCWILFTHGVLTPVVRETAKVTSMVFTILIGSQLLNLVVISFGGEHYIQQFLKSFDNELTVFLLVMLVLFVLGFVLDFLEIIYIVVPIVGPVIYGGTFDPKWVTIMIAVNLQTSFLTPPFGFALFYLRGVAPASVTTQHIYRGIVPFVLIQVAGLAILWFFPAIVTIVPDLIP
- a CDS encoding cache domain-containing protein; amino-acid sequence: MRRFFRSFVLSYAQKLTLLAAIPLIVAVAAIAMIVALQARALAEREIFTLEAQLIEAKKAELRNYVTQARNGFYFIYGNAAPDDEEAKQRVAQILSAMIYGDEGQFFVYDYEGTQLVSPRQTDRINRNWRGQTDSEGTEIVDALIRIAREGAGHHSYLWPKPSTGEEARMITYVTSFPSWQWAVGTGVFIDDVLASVASARADVEARVQRTFVYIGGITLAALFVVFATGMGVNLRERRLADAKLKKLTERVFDAQEEERGRVARELHDGISQILVGVRYALDSARRRLERGDAKAAEPLAKGIDSLGEAIIEVRRISRDLRPGVLDDLGLGPAIKTLVEEFEARTGITGRFETAVFRNRLDDEAKIALYRIAQEALTNIERHAGADQIDVSLRGHRHGATLLIRDNGCGIATSPSATSSGLGLRNMQERMEQVNGKLVVRIGKTGGTTIEATVPLSHMLPPESSEHPKVAAE
- a CDS encoding TRAP transporter substrate-binding protein; the encoded protein is MDRRSFLKTSALGGTAAAATTLAAPVYAQGKKTLTMVTSWPRGFAVLDDAATYLNNMVNEMSDGTLTIDKKAPGELVGAFEVFDAVSSGQADMYHSADYYFIGQHPAYAYYTAVPFGGTAQELTNWYHHGGGHDLHNELGEIFNLKSFLAGNSGSQSGGWFRNEIGSAADFNGLKFRMPGLGGKVLGKLGASVQNIPGGELYQALSSGALDGLEWVGPFADERAGFQEVAKVYYTAGFHEPGSGLACAVNLDVFNELSPAHQKIIEYATMATTHIQLAETLANNGAALSRLQQQGVKTMQFSDDVWDAFGAASSEVMDENMGDDLFARTRESFEASLTSSAEWLSKSDAFYVEQRERVRNKG
- a CDS encoding RDD family protein; translated protein: MTPDPDTQPQFYTGVPTKRLVAWILDMVLIVLICLAMLPVTAFIGILFFPFLMLIVGFLYRVATLTGGSATWGMRLLSLEIRQGDDRPLDGATAFLHTLGYSVSLALPVLQLISIVLMLTSARRQGLTDMVLGTVALNKRQ
- a CDS encoding TRAP transporter small permease subunit, encoding MADDVVCSGFFRAAEGAKLSCLDKFQDSGGLQYILGNFVEAPYNLFAALFQPALWLNWTDPQAMMRFIYYGASTELFFVLTLILIIITGIAMRRREMMWSMVRGLEWFGNGVGRLFAWAGLIMVLQQIIIVFMQRIFTRPDISIGFGIPLQFDISWFAEELKLFNALVVCLCVSYTFVQGGHVRVDLFYAGAKFRTKKIVDMFGALFFMIPFAVVTWLYGWFFMWRHLVTPNPSASDSLDLLLRKARVLKWNVETIGFSPNGFNGYFIFKILLCLFCVMVILQAIAVFYRSWCEFKEGSESEGKYLDRDTLGEGEEAYEGTH
- a CDS encoding DUF2852 domain-containing protein, translated to MNTLASEQTFAPRPNWFARTENWLDEKGKGAWIAAMVLGFIFFWPVGLALLAYMIWSKRMFSGKSCAQRRSRTVMSTRSTGNSAFDSYKADTLRRLEEEQNNFEAFLERLREAKDKAEFDQFMDDRAKREDAD
- a CDS encoding response regulator transcription factor codes for the protein MTNQTRVVIVDDHPMVAEGIQSILESYDDISVIATLPNGRAMIDQLDRLNPDVILMDLNMPDIGGLTATEIVLERRPETRIVILTMHDNPEYIASALSHGAMGYLLKDVPTDEIKQAIDVVMGGERYLCTGAQGSIAPKDDGGREALTEREQTILLQLASGNSNKQVAGQLDISVRTVETHRKNIKRKLGISSTAGLTRYAMEHGVLQGTGARL
- a CDS encoding arginyltransferase, producing MRHTLPLTPQFYVTAPQPCPYLEGRMERKLFTALQGENAGALNDSLSAQGFRRSQNVLYRPSCADCASCLSARIDVAAFTASRSQRRTLARNRGLERRATSPWATEEQYELFRRYLDSRHADGGMADMDVFEFAAMVEETPIRSRVIEYIDKDSRDLAGVCLTDVLGDGLSMVYSFYTPDRPKDGLGNYIILDHIDIARSAGLPYVYLGYWVPGSQKMGYKAKFSGLEVYFGGQWQKLKNPEGFEPEQHPLGNDPIAEQVANIALPDMAQKRR